Proteins encoded within one genomic window of Candidatus Cloacimonadota bacterium:
- a CDS encoding T9SS type A sorting domain-containing protein, producing the protein MQLRNTHIFNLYVKSISLGQEYDLTPIYGTESLYDKAATIQGEDYMVGSMSWIVNKIDNQLNYKVYENSDKALINGKVTLLDESLIKNIYVEIELSPRVSEVVSIGDSIYDIRCDDEVYEKVGITVYNLQNIEEIILNDNNIKFYLIKNLSDSLYLEGNNFEYSFSLFPHVGYNVENYEDITPLFSAPHNYYREYYLTLPGLLANSDYGICPNQHVFPIKAQLGNDSLVVCIEIYCDAGNYPINLYLKNSIVKSVSINGVQFDNWNYDEFTNILVLENNWEEGCYEIKIFNKELDKFCILQNYPNPFGTSTTISFSLNNNQHTKNALIEIYNLKGQLIRRLTIINHQTSIKWNGTDESGKSVSNGIYFYKLINNKKSLTKKMLLMR; encoded by the coding sequence TTGCAATTAAGGAATACTCACATTTTTAATCTATATGTAAAGTCCATTTCCCTTGGGCAGGAATATGACTTAACCCCTATTTATGGAACTGAATCTCTATATGATAAAGCAGCAACAATTCAGGGCGAAGATTATATGGTTGGAAGTATGTCCTGGATTGTAAATAAGATTGATAATCAGTTGAATTACAAAGTTTATGAAAACAGTGATAAGGCATTAATTAATGGAAAAGTAACTTTGCTTGATGAAAGTCTAATTAAGAATATTTATGTTGAAATAGAATTATCTCCAAGAGTTTCTGAAGTTGTTTCAATTGGTGATTCAATTTATGATATTAGATGTGATGACGAAGTATACGAAAAAGTTGGCATTACAGTTTATAATCTGCAAAATATTGAAGAAATAATTTTAAATGATAATAATATAAAATTTTACTTAATTAAGAATTTATCGGATTCACTTTATTTAGAAGGAAATAATTTTGAGTATAGTTTCTCTCTTTTCCCTCATGTTGGTTATAATGTTGAAAATTATGAAGATATAACCCCATTATTCAGTGCCCCACACAATTACTATCGTGAATATTATTTAACACTTCCAGGTCTTCTTGCTAATAGCGACTATGGCATATGTCCAAACCAACATGTATTTCCAATTAAAGCACAATTAGGTAATGATAGTTTAGTAGTTTGTATTGAGATATATTGTGATGCAGGGAATTATCCAATAAATTTATATCTTAAAAATTCAATAGTTAAGTCAGTATCAATAAATGGAGTTCAATTTGATAATTGGAATTATGATGAGTTTACAAATATACTAGTTTTAGAGAATAATTGGGAAGAAGGATGTTATGAAATAAAAATTTTTAATAAAGAATTAGATAAATTTTGTATTCTCCAAAATTATCCAAACCCATTTGGGACTTCAACCACAATTTCCTTTTCGCTTAATAATAACCAACATACTAAGAACGCTCTAATAGAAATTTATAACCTTAAAGGGCAACTGATAAGACGACTTACTATTATCAACCATCAAACATCCATTAAATGGAATGGAACAGATGAAAGTGGCAAATCAGTCTCTAATGGAATATATTTTTACAAATTAATTAACAATAAAAAATCATTAACTAAGAAAATGCTTCTGATGAGATAA